CCCCGTCACCACGCCGACGTGGACTACCCGGAGGACGCGTTCCGCGCCGACAGCGGCATCCTCCCCGGCACCCGGCTGGCGGGCCGCGGCGCCCTGGCGGACCGCCTGTGGAACGGCCCCGCGCTCAGCGTGATCGGGCTCGACGCCCCGTCCGTGGACACCTCGTCCAACACCATCCAGCCCGCGGCGCGCGCCAAGATCTCGCTGCGCCTCGGGCCCGGGATGGATCCGGCCGCCTCGCTGGACGCGCTGCGCGCCCACCTGGAGGCGCAGTCGGACGCCGTCCTGGGGGCGGAGATCACGGTGGAGCCGGGGGAGCTGGGCCAGCCCTTCTCCACGGACACCTCGGCCCCCGCCGCGGCCGCGATGATGGGCGCCCTCGGCGCCGCGTTCGCCACACCCGCGCGGGAGACGGGCCTGGGCGGCTCCATCCCGTTCACGGCGGACCTCAAGGAGCTGTTCCCCGAGGCCACGATCCTGATCACCGGTGTCGAGGACCCGGACTCCCGCGCGCACTCGGCCAACGAGTCGCTGCACCTGGAGGACTTCCGCCGCGCGATCGTCGCAGAGGCCCTCTGGCTGGCGGCGATGGGCGCCTGACGACCCGGCCTTCCCGGAGTCCCCGGCGTCCGGGAATGCGGCACCGGGGAGACGGCGTTCTCCCGGAAGACCCACGCGGCGACACCGTCGCACAACCGAGGACCTAGGAGGTCACCATGGCTCTGTCCGCAGAGGAGACCGGCGTCGAGATCGGCGCCACCGAAGACGCCACCGGCCTGCCGCCGCACGAGGTGGAGCTGACCGACGTCGCCGCGGCCAAGGTCCGCGCCCTGCTCGAGCAGGAGGGTCGCACCGACCTGCGCCTGCGCGTGGCGGTCCAGCCGGGCGGATGCTCCGGCCTGATCTACCAGCTCTACTTCGACGAGCGGGTGCTCGACGGCGACACCGTCCGCGACTACGACGGCGTCGAGGTGATCGTGGACAAGATGAGCGTCCCGTACCTGATGGGGGCGACCATCGACTTCGAGGACACGATCTCCAAGCAGGGCTTCACCATCGACAACCCGAACGCCGTGGGCTCCTGCGCGTGCGGCGACTCGTTCCACTGAGCCGCTGACGCCCCCGGCGCCCCCGCGGCGCCGCCCCGCCGGGCCGGTCTCCACCAGGAGGCCGGCCCGGCGTCGTCGTGCGGGGAGGGCGCCGGGCGGCACCGCCCGTACGACACCCCGAGCGCGTCACGATGCACCCGTTCGCGCGCGCTGGCATAGACTGACTCCGAATCATCTGGGTCTACCCGCCCTCCCTGAACGGAACCCGTGAGAAGTCACGACGTACCTGGTGGGGCGGGGCCCACTCGCACACGAGATGAAGAGGAAGGCCGTCTGTGAGAGCACAGAATGACGCCGGACGTCGGACGCGACGCCGCCTCACCGCGGGGGCCCTCGGGGCCACGGCGCTGGTGGCGCTGACCGGCTGTTCGGCAGAGGCACAGCGTGGTTGGCTGCCGGGCACGGACAACACGACCAACCACAATGCGCAGCTCACCGACCTGTGGGTGAACTCCTGGATCGCGGCCCTTGCCGTGGGCCTGATCGCCTGGGGCGCGATGATCTGGTGCATGATCGCCTACCGCCGGCGGAAGAACGACCAGGGCTTCCCGCGGCAGACGGCCTACCACATGCCGATCGAGACGATGTTCACCGTCATCCCGATCCTCATGGTGTTCACCCTCTGGGGCTTCACCGACCGCGTGCAGGCCGAGGTCGACACCCCGATCGACGATTCCCCGCTGACGGTCACCGTGTACGGCAAGCAGTGGTCCTGGGACTTCAACTACTCGTACGAGAAGGACGGCCAGACCAGGGAGGCCCACTTCCAGGGCGTCCAAGCGCAGCTCGACGGCTCGGACGGCAAGCGCGAGACCCTGCCGACCCTGTACCTCCCCAAGGACGTGCCGGTGCACTTCGAGCTGAAGTCCCGCGACGTGGCGCACTCCTTCTGGATCCCGCAGTTCCTCCAGAAGCGCGACATGCTCCCCGGCAAGACGAACAACTTGTACCTGACCCCGCAGGAGATCGGGCGCTTCGACGGCAAGTGCGCCGAGCTCTGCGGCGAGTTCCACTCGGAGATGCTCTTCAACGTGGAGGTCGTGGACGAGGCCACCTTCGTTCAGAAGATGAACGAGATGGAGCCCGGCCTGGTCGGCGACGAGCTCAACCGCAACCCCAACCAGAACCCGGACGGCGCGAGGAACATGGAGGTCGACCTCCAGACCCCGCGCGGTGGAGGCAATCACTGATGACCACTTACGAATACGCCACGGACGAGGTGCGCACGCAGGCCCAGCCGCGCGTCGCCCCCCGCTCCCTGGGCAAGATCGTCGTCAGCTGGCTGACGACCACGGACCACAAGGTCCTGGGGTACATGTACCTCATC
This sequence is a window from Micrococcus porci. Protein-coding genes within it:
- the erpA gene encoding iron-sulfur cluster insertion protein ErpA; translation: MALSAEETGVEIGATEDATGLPPHEVELTDVAAAKVRALLEQEGRTDLRLRVAVQPGGCSGLIYQLYFDERVLDGDTVRDYDGVEVIVDKMSVPYLMGATIDFEDTISKQGFTIDNPNAVGSCACGDSFH
- the ctaC gene encoding aa3-type cytochrome oxidase subunit II yields the protein MRAQNDAGRRTRRRLTAGALGATALVALTGCSAEAQRGWLPGTDNTTNHNAQLTDLWVNSWIAALAVGLIAWGAMIWCMIAYRRRKNDQGFPRQTAYHMPIETMFTVIPILMVFTLWGFTDRVQAEVDTPIDDSPLTVTVYGKQWSWDFNYSYEKDGQTREAHFQGVQAQLDGSDGKRETLPTLYLPKDVPVHFELKSRDVAHSFWIPQFLQKRDMLPGKTNNLYLTPQEIGRFDGKCAELCGEFHSEMLFNVEVVDEATFVQKMNEMEPGLVGDELNRNPNQNPDGARNMEVDLQTPRGGGNH